A single genomic interval of Cupriavidus sp. MP-37 harbors:
- a CDS encoding efflux transporter outer membrane subunit: MSARRTLAGACLAALLGGCAIGPNYQRPETPDPAQYRLDTGVLAVAADSAWWDSFGDPVLNALVEAALRNNYDVRIAAARIDEFRGQLMVARSGFFPQLGLSASAARQRAGTFNGTPFAGLDGPRNSYQLLANASWELDLWGRIRRQAEAAEAEVWNAEYGRRGVVLALAASVVQGYATLRGLDAQLEIAQQTLVSRASGLDIFRQRYEGGVISQVELAQAENDYYSTEASIPPLRTAIAQTENALSLLLGREPGPVERGKPVHDLLPPPAGADLPAALLSRRPDVLQAEQAAIAANAQLGAAQALYLPAVNLSGLFGAIASTPGALWHSASQVWGIGAGLTQPVFQGGAIRGQVQSAAAQRQQAMLAYQGTVLAALADVNSALANSIETRKRLVSLRQQEKSLLVYADQSSARYEGGYSSYLEVTTAQEKLFATQLAAVQGQVDVLTGAAALYKSLGGGWPAVPQDVREAGMQGDAKVLTR, from the coding sequence ATGAGCGCGCGCCGCACGCTTGCCGGCGCCTGCCTGGCCGCGCTGCTGGGCGGCTGCGCCATCGGCCCCAACTACCAGCGCCCCGAGACCCCGGACCCGGCGCAGTACCGCCTCGACACCGGCGTGCTGGCAGTGGCCGCGGACAGCGCGTGGTGGGACAGCTTTGGCGACCCGGTGCTCAATGCGCTGGTGGAGGCGGCGCTGCGCAACAACTACGACGTGCGCATCGCCGCGGCCCGCATCGACGAGTTTCGCGGCCAGCTGATGGTCGCGCGCAGCGGCTTCTTCCCGCAACTGGGGCTGTCCGCGTCAGCGGCGCGCCAGCGTGCCGGCACCTTCAACGGCACGCCGTTCGCGGGACTCGACGGTCCGCGCAATAGCTACCAGCTGCTGGCCAACGCCAGCTGGGAACTGGACCTGTGGGGCCGCATCCGGCGCCAGGCCGAGGCCGCCGAAGCCGAAGTCTGGAACGCCGAGTACGGGCGCCGCGGCGTGGTGCTGGCGCTGGCGGCGTCGGTGGTGCAGGGCTATGCGACGCTGCGCGGGCTCGACGCGCAGCTGGAGATCGCACAGCAGACGCTGGTGTCGCGCGCCAGCGGGCTCGATATCTTCCGCCAGCGCTACGAGGGTGGCGTGATCTCGCAGGTCGAGCTGGCGCAGGCGGAAAACGACTACTACTCGACCGAGGCGTCGATCCCGCCGCTGCGCACCGCCATCGCCCAGACCGAGAACGCGCTGTCGCTGTTGCTGGGGCGCGAGCCCGGTCCGGTCGAGCGCGGCAAGCCCGTGCACGACCTGCTGCCGCCGCCGGCGGGCGCCGACCTGCCGGCGGCGCTGCTGTCGCGCCGCCCCGACGTGCTGCAGGCCGAGCAGGCCGCCATCGCCGCCAACGCGCAGCTGGGCGCGGCGCAGGCGCTGTACCTGCCAGCGGTGAACCTGAGCGGGCTGTTCGGCGCCATTGCCAGCACGCCCGGGGCGCTGTGGCACAGCGCGTCGCAGGTGTGGGGCATCGGCGCCGGCCTGACCCAGCCGGTCTTCCAGGGTGGCGCCATCCGCGGCCAGGTGCAGAGCGCCGCGGCGCAGCGCCAGCAGGCCATGCTGGCCTACCAGGGCACCGTGCTGGCGGCGCTGGCCGACGTCAACAGCGCGCTCGCCAACAGCATCGAAACGCGCAAGCGGCTGGTCAGCCTGCGCCAGCAGGAGAAAAGCCTGCTGGTCTATGCCGACCAGTCCAGTGCGCGCTACGAGGGCGGCTATTCCAGCTATCTGGAAGTGACCACCGCGCAGGAGAAGCTGTTTGCCACGCAGCTGGCGGCGGTGCAGGGCCAGGTCGATGTGCTGACCGGTGCCGCGGCGCTGTACAAGTCGCTCGGCGGCGGCTGGCCCGCGGTGCCGCAGGATGTGCGCGAGGCAGGGATGCAGGGGGATGCGAAGGTGTTGACGCGGTAG
- a CDS encoding MATE family efflux transporter encodes MTDTRALPAGSLPADAVPATEIARRIGKLAGPTALIALLQAAAQLIETWLAARQGTAALAGWAVVLPFALLLQQMSTGAMGGGVVAAIARALGANKRDDASALVMHALWIAVIAGLAFAVALAGFPRAVLGAVAGATAAEAAATYAIWLFGAGAIPAWLANTLASVLRGGGRHALAARVLALMWIAYPVLSWLLAEPAGMGLAGIGAALAAVSWAAALAMAVVVARGGAGFVPVLRVRLSWPLFARILSVGLVACALASVANLTTILVTAQLRHHGTAAVAAYGISARLEFLMIPLAFGVGSALTALVGRAVGAGDWHTARRTAWVGAMLALAIAGSAGAAVGLAPVRFASLFTHDPEVIAIAARALSWVGPAFGGFGLGMALYFASMGAGRMRWPVAAGLCRIALAAGGGWVLANIFGMGLDGHFLGVALGITAYGVVTALGVRQGEWSAR; translated from the coding sequence ATGACTGACACGCGCGCCTTGCCCGCGGGCAGCCTGCCGGCCGACGCGGTGCCGGCCACCGAAATCGCCCGCCGCATCGGCAAGCTGGCCGGACCCACCGCGCTGATCGCGCTGCTGCAGGCGGCCGCCCAGCTGATCGAAACCTGGCTGGCCGCGCGCCAGGGCACGGCGGCGCTGGCCGGCTGGGCCGTGGTGCTGCCGTTTGCGCTGTTGCTGCAGCAGATGTCCACCGGCGCCATGGGCGGCGGCGTGGTCGCCGCCATTGCGCGCGCGCTGGGCGCCAACAAGCGTGACGATGCCTCGGCGCTGGTGATGCATGCGCTGTGGATCGCCGTGATCGCCGGGCTGGCGTTTGCCGTGGCGCTGGCGGGGTTCCCGCGCGCGGTGCTGGGCGCGGTGGCGGGCGCCACCGCCGCCGAGGCCGCCGCCACCTATGCGATCTGGCTGTTCGGCGCCGGTGCGATCCCGGCCTGGCTCGCCAACACGCTGGCGTCGGTGCTGCGCGGCGGCGGCCGCCATGCGCTGGCGGCGCGCGTGCTGGCGTTGATGTGGATCGCGTACCCGGTGCTGTCGTGGCTGCTGGCCGAGCCCGCCGGCATGGGGCTGGCCGGCATCGGCGCGGCGCTGGCGGCGGTGTCGTGGGCGGCGGCGCTGGCGATGGCGGTGGTGGTGGCGCGCGGCGGCGCGGGCTTCGTGCCGGTGCTGCGGGTGCGGCTGTCGTGGCCGCTGTTCGCGCGCATCCTGTCGGTGGGGCTGGTGGCGTGCGCGCTGGCCTCGGTGGCCAACCTGACCACCATCCTGGTCACCGCGCAGCTGCGCCACCATGGCACTGCCGCGGTGGCGGCCTACGGCATTTCGGCGCGGCTGGAATTCCTGATGATCCCGCTGGCCTTCGGCGTGGGCTCGGCGCTGACGGCGCTGGTCGGCCGCGCCGTGGGCGCCGGCGACTGGCACACCGCGCGGCGCACGGCGTGGGTGGGGGCAATGCTGGCGCTGGCCATCGCCGGCAGCGCGGGCGCCGCCGTCGGCCTGGCGCCGGTGCGCTTCGCCAGCCTGTTCACCCATGACCCCGAAGTGATCGCCATCGCCGCGCGCGCGCTGTCATGGGTGGGACCGGCATTCGGCGGCTTCGGCCTCGGCATGGCGCTGTACTTCGCCTCGATGGGCGCGGGCCGCATGCGCTGGCCGGTGGCGGCCGGGCTGTGCCGGATCGCGCTGGCCGCGGGCGGCGGCTGGGTGCTGGCCAATATCTTCGGCATGGGGCTGGACGGGCATTTCCTGGGCGTGGCGCTGGGGATCACGGCGTATGGCGTGGTCACGGCGCTGGGGGTCAGACAGGGGGAGTGGTCGGCGCGGTAA
- a CDS encoding helix-turn-helix domain-containing protein encodes MPPTDFTAMPCPVARSMAVLGERWAILVLREAFYGSTRFDEFERNLGIAPNILSARLKTLVAHGLLARVAPEGGARHVYQLTDKGRDFFPAYVALKAWADRWMTDDKGPLTLLQDRRTGTEIAEPALTRADGSAITLDDVRVLPGPGAGRFLRRRFGEAGAVGPERGHD; translated from the coding sequence ATGCCCCCTACCGATTTCACCGCGATGCCCTGCCCCGTGGCCCGCTCGATGGCCGTGCTGGGCGAACGCTGGGCCATCCTCGTGCTGCGCGAGGCCTTCTACGGCAGCACGCGCTTCGACGAATTCGAACGCAACCTGGGCATCGCCCCCAACATCCTCAGCGCGCGCCTGAAGACGCTGGTCGCGCACGGGCTGCTGGCGCGCGTCGCGCCCGAGGGCGGCGCCCGCCATGTCTACCAGCTGACCGACAAGGGCCGCGATTTCTTTCCGGCCTATGTGGCGCTCAAGGCCTGGGCCGACCGCTGGATGACCGACGACAAGGGGCCGCTGACGCTGCTGCAGGACCGCCGCACCGGCACCGAGATCGCCGAGCCCGCGCTGACGCGCGCCGACGGCAGCGCGATCACGCTCGATGACGTGCGCGTGCTGCCTGGGCCGGGCGCTGGCCGCTTCCTGCGCCGTCGCTTCGGCGAAGCCGGGGCGGTCGGACCGGAGCGCGGCCATGACTGA
- a CDS encoding LysR family transcriptional regulator — MDLNLIQAFVDIVDAGNLAEAGRRRGVTRSQVSRQLRELEHQAGAQLLRRTTRRLELTEPGHALYQHGVRILQEVASAQAEIDSLGRTLRGHVRVSVPTGLGDAYIAPLLLQFAHKHPGITLRVFFANRVNDLIAAEIDVALKVTSAPPLDHVAREICDIRWQLYASPQYLARIAPVRVPPDLAGCSFLCPPYPPRQFPLSLYRDGQRVDVALTPTLQSEHFLFLARAVREGHGIGMLPVYIGWEEVRAGHLVPVLPDWRPEGLGNKLFIITTPNLHPSMATRALIGFLREELDKLEVFRDAVK, encoded by the coding sequence ATGGACCTCAACCTGATCCAGGCCTTCGTCGACATCGTCGATGCCGGCAACCTGGCCGAAGCCGGGCGCCGGCGCGGCGTCACGCGATCGCAGGTCAGCCGCCAGCTGCGCGAGCTGGAACACCAGGCCGGCGCGCAGTTGCTGCGCCGGACCACGCGCCGGCTCGAGCTGACCGAACCCGGCCATGCGCTGTACCAGCACGGCGTGCGCATCCTGCAGGAGGTCGCCTCGGCACAGGCCGAGATCGACAGCCTGGGCCGGACCCTGCGCGGCCATGTGCGCGTGAGCGTGCCCACCGGGCTGGGCGACGCCTATATCGCGCCGCTGCTGCTGCAGTTTGCGCACAAGCATCCCGGGATTACGTTGCGCGTGTTCTTTGCCAACCGCGTCAACGACCTGATCGCGGCCGAGATCGACGTGGCGCTGAAGGTCACCTCGGCGCCGCCGCTGGACCATGTGGCGCGTGAAATCTGCGATATCCGCTGGCAACTGTATGCATCGCCGCAATACCTCGCCAGGATTGCGCCGGTGCGGGTGCCGCCTGACCTGGCCGGCTGCAGCTTCCTGTGCCCGCCGTATCCGCCGCGGCAGTTCCCGCTGTCGCTGTACCGCGACGGCCAGCGCGTGGACGTGGCGCTGACGCCCACGCTGCAGTCCGAGCACTTCCTGTTCCTGGCTCGCGCCGTGCGCGAAGGCCACGGCATCGGCATGCTGCCGGTCTATATCGGCTGGGAAGAAGTGCGGGCGGGCCATCTGGTGCCGGTGCTGCCGGACTGGCGTCCGGAAGGGCTGGGCAACAAGCTGTTCATCATCACCACGCCCAACCTGCATCCGTCGATGGCCACGCGCGCGCTGATCGGCTTCCTGCGCGAGGAACTGGACAAGCTGGAGGTATTCCGCGATGCGGTGAAGTAG
- a CDS encoding acyl-CoA synthetase, which produces MATDLWYQDMHRSGEALLARGARLAGGLRALGVQEGDVVAVLLRNDPVYADVVHACRIAGCYYCPINWHFTAEEVRFLLTDSGAKVLLVQDDLLPAVRDAVPAGMVVLSVGGPAEGATEYEAWLAQQPAYDGPRVAPRGHMAYTSGTTGRPKGVVRQPLPLDGLEEQLARVRSVVRQSYGLEPGCRALMSAPLYHSAPGSFIQNALQMAERLVLTPRFDAEQVLALVEKHRIDVLYLVPIMYVRLLKLPPEVRARYDLSSIRFVASTGSPCAPEVKRAMLEWLGPVIHETYASSEAGMITVATPADAAARPGTAGRPVDDAQLRILDEHGRECAPGEIGLVYVRQPAYPDFTYRNNEAARAAIDRDGLVTLGDMGYVDADGYLFICDRASDMVISGGVNIYPAEIEHELVRYPGVADCVVFGIPDAEYGERLLAMVQPMPGADIREAEVIDWLRQRLSGFKVPRSIVVEAQLPRDETGKLAKRRLRDRYWEGRQRRV; this is translated from the coding sequence ATGGCCACGGACCTTTGGTATCAAGACATGCACCGCAGCGGCGAGGCCTTGCTGGCGCGCGGCGCCCGGCTGGCCGGCGGCCTGCGCGCGCTGGGCGTGCAGGAAGGCGACGTGGTCGCGGTCCTGCTGCGCAACGATCCGGTGTATGCCGACGTGGTCCATGCCTGCCGCATCGCCGGCTGCTACTACTGCCCGATCAACTGGCACTTCACCGCCGAGGAAGTGCGTTTTCTGCTGACCGACAGCGGCGCCAAGGTGCTGCTGGTGCAGGACGACCTGCTGCCCGCGGTGCGCGACGCCGTCCCGGCCGGCATGGTGGTGCTGTCGGTGGGCGGCCCCGCCGAAGGTGCCACCGAATACGAGGCCTGGCTTGCGCAGCAGCCCGCCTACGACGGCCCGCGCGTGGCGCCGCGCGGCCATATGGCGTACACCTCCGGCACCACCGGCCGGCCCAAGGGCGTGGTGCGCCAGCCGCTGCCGCTGGACGGCCTTGAAGAGCAGCTGGCGCGCGTGCGCTCGGTGGTGCGGCAGAGCTACGGCCTGGAGCCGGGCTGCCGCGCGCTGATGTCGGCGCCGCTGTACCACAGCGCGCCGGGCTCATTTATCCAGAACGCGCTGCAGATGGCCGAGCGCCTGGTGCTGACGCCGCGCTTCGACGCCGAGCAGGTGCTGGCGCTGGTGGAGAAGCACCGCATCGACGTGCTCTACCTGGTGCCGATCATGTACGTGCGGCTGCTCAAGCTGCCGCCGGAGGTGCGCGCCCGGTATGACTTGTCCTCGATCCGCTTCGTCGCTTCGACCGGGTCGCCGTGCGCGCCCGAAGTCAAGCGCGCGATGCTGGAGTGGCTGGGCCCGGTGATCCATGAAACCTATGCCTCCAGCGAAGCCGGCATGATCACCGTGGCCACGCCCGCCGACGCCGCCGCGCGCCCCGGCACCGCCGGCAGGCCGGTCGACGACGCGCAGCTGCGCATCCTGGACGAGCACGGCCGCGAATGCGCGCCGGGCGAAATCGGCCTGGTCTATGTGCGCCAGCCCGCTTACCCCGACTTCACCTACCGCAACAATGAGGCCGCGCGCGCCGCGATCGACCGCGACGGGCTGGTGACGCTGGGCGACATGGGCTATGTCGATGCCGACGGCTACCTGTTCATCTGCGACCGCGCTTCGGACATGGTGATTTCCGGCGGCGTCAACATCTACCCGGCGGAGATCGAGCATGAGCTGGTGCGCTACCCCGGCGTGGCCGACTGCGTGGTGTTCGGCATTCCCGACGCGGAATACGGCGAACGGTTGCTGGCCATGGTGCAGCCGATGCCGGGCGCGGACATCCGCGAGGCCGAGGTGATCGACTGGCTGCGCCAGCGACTGTCAGGTTTCAAGGTGCCGCGCAGCATCGTGGTCGAGGCGCAACTGCCGCGCGACGAAACCGGCAAGCTGGCCAAGCGCCGGCTGCGCGACCGATACTGGGAAGGCCGCCAGCGCCGCGTCTAA
- a CDS encoding tripartite tricarboxylate transporter substrate binding protein: protein MQNKPTRTTGLKPRRAWLAAIAAGAGCALALWGGAAQAAYPDRPLKLVVPYTPGGSTDQFGRALADGMSRQLGQTVVVENRPGAATMIGTTSVARAPADGYTMVLATNGSMVLNPMLYKKIQYDPPKDFRIFSIGAEAPLVVVTNTKVPAGNIREFAAYAKAEGGKLNYASVGLGNALQLATEMLKTELGIGVTHVPYNGSAPALAALLANDVQLMVDVVSTSLPHIKAGKLKALAVTGRRRLEVLPDVPTVAESGYPNFQAATWFGLAVPAQTPPEAVARLQAAADHVLKDPQFRATFSALGLLVQPPRTQAEIDRYLEADRAHWGKVIKANNISLD, encoded by the coding sequence ATGCAGAACAAACCGACCAGGACAACCGGACTCAAGCCACGGCGCGCCTGGCTCGCCGCGATCGCGGCCGGCGCGGGGTGCGCGCTGGCGCTCTGGGGCGGAGCCGCGCAGGCGGCCTATCCCGACCGGCCGCTCAAGCTGGTGGTGCCGTACACGCCGGGCGGCTCGACCGACCAGTTCGGCCGCGCGCTGGCCGATGGCATGTCGCGCCAGCTGGGCCAGACCGTGGTGGTGGAAAACCGTCCGGGTGCCGCCACCATGATCGGCACCACCAGCGTGGCGCGCGCGCCGGCCGACGGCTACACCATGGTGCTGGCGACCAACGGCAGCATGGTGCTCAACCCGATGCTGTACAAGAAGATCCAGTACGACCCGCCCAAGGATTTCCGCATCTTCAGCATCGGCGCCGAGGCGCCGCTGGTGGTGGTCACCAACACCAAGGTGCCGGCCGGCAATATCCGCGAGTTCGCGGCCTACGCCAAGGCCGAGGGCGGCAAGCTCAACTATGCCTCGGTGGGCCTGGGCAACGCGCTGCAGCTGGCCACGGAGATGCTCAAGACCGAACTGGGCATCGGCGTCACGCACGTGCCCTACAACGGCAGCGCGCCGGCGCTGGCGGCGCTGCTGGCCAACGACGTGCAGCTGATGGTGGACGTGGTCAGCACCTCGCTGCCGCATATCAAGGCAGGCAAGCTCAAGGCGCTGGCCGTCACCGGGCGCCGCCGCCTCGAGGTGCTGCCCGACGTGCCGACCGTGGCCGAGAGCGGCTATCCCAACTTCCAGGCCGCCACCTGGTTCGGCCTGGCCGTGCCCGCGCAGACGCCGCCCGAGGCGGTCGCCAGGCTGCAAGCCGCCGCCGACCACGTGCTGAAGGACCCGCAGTTCCGCGCCACCTTCAGCGCCCTGGGGCTGCTGGTGCAGCCGCCGCGCACGCAGGCCGAGATCGACCGCTATCTCGAAGCCGACCGCGCGCACTGGGGGAAGGTGATCAAGGCGAACAACATCTCGCTGGACTGA
- a CDS encoding chloride channel protein — MTDREPNDPKPPAFSSTDPDASPDSEARPDAGIPPPDPRLLHQISRRARVAAWRKSRQAGRISRTTLRYAAFMFGAGCVGLFALVFAWIAEVALHWNRQLTQATPWLAFVMLPFGLAALRWLTIRFAPQARGSGIPQVIAAVTLPPSGPAQTLLVSLRQSMWKVVLTAAALLAGASVGREGPSVQVGAAAMLAWGRWCQEKLRFRIGFHPNALIAAGAAGGLAAAFNTPLAGVVFAIEELGRGTAVRWDRLVLSGVLTAGFVSLAVLGNNPYFVVKVPMLGLHEAWGPVLLCAVVTGVLGGVFAKALKGGVPALLPGAWRDWPGRHPVWTAFGCGLVVALLGWATAGATFGTGYEQAAALINGESQATLWFGLAKLVATVVSYFAGIPGGIFTPALAIGAGIGENVAHLVSGMAEPRVLALVSMAAFLAAATQAPITASVIVMEMTRTQDLTVFLLAASLLASFISRQFSPHPFYHQVGHTFRREALALARKPQAG; from the coding sequence ATGACCGATCGCGAGCCCAACGATCCCAAGCCTCCCGCTTTTTCTTCCACCGATCCGGACGCCAGCCCGGACTCCGAGGCACGCCCCGATGCCGGTATCCCCCCTCCCGATCCCCGCCTGCTGCACCAGATCAGCCGCCGCGCGCGCGTGGCGGCTTGGCGCAAGTCGCGCCAGGCCGGCCGCATCTCGCGCACCACGCTGCGCTATGCGGCGTTCATGTTCGGCGCGGGCTGCGTCGGGCTGTTCGCGCTGGTGTTCGCGTGGATCGCCGAAGTGGCGCTGCACTGGAACCGCCAGCTGACCCAGGCCACGCCGTGGCTGGCGTTCGTGATGCTGCCGTTCGGGCTGGCCGCGCTGCGCTGGCTGACCATCCGGTTCGCGCCGCAGGCGCGCGGCAGCGGCATCCCGCAGGTGATCGCGGCGGTGACCTTGCCGCCGTCGGGCCCGGCGCAGACGTTGCTGGTGTCATTGCGCCAGTCGATGTGGAAGGTGGTGCTGACCGCCGCCGCGCTGCTGGCCGGCGCCTCGGTCGGGCGCGAGGGCCCGTCGGTGCAGGTGGGCGCGGCGGCGATGCTGGCCTGGGGGCGCTGGTGCCAGGAGAAGCTGCGCTTTCGCATCGGCTTCCATCCCAATGCGCTGATCGCCGCCGGCGCGGCCGGCGGGCTGGCGGCGGCGTTCAACACGCCGCTGGCCGGGGTGGTGTTCGCGATCGAGGAACTGGGCCGCGGCACCGCGGTGCGCTGGGACCGCCTGGTGCTGTCGGGCGTGCTGACCGCGGGTTTCGTGTCGCTGGCGGTGCTGGGCAACAACCCGTACTTCGTGGTCAAGGTGCCGATGCTGGGCCTGCATGAGGCCTGGGGCCCGGTGCTGCTGTGCGCGGTGGTCACCGGCGTGCTGGGCGGCGTGTTTGCCAAGGCGCTCAAGGGCGGCGTGCCGGCGCTGCTGCCGGGCGCGTGGCGCGACTGGCCGGGACGGCATCCGGTGTGGACCGCGTTCGGTTGCGGGCTGGTGGTGGCGCTGCTCGGCTGGGCCACCGCGGGCGCGACCTTCGGCACCGGCTATGAGCAGGCCGCGGCGCTGATCAATGGCGAATCGCAGGCCACGCTGTGGTTCGGGCTGGCCAAGCTGGTGGCGACCGTGGTGTCGTACTTCGCCGGCATCCCGGGCGGCATCTTCACGCCCGCGCTGGCGATCGGCGCGGGCATCGGCGAAAACGTCGCGCACCTGGTCAGCGGCATGGCCGAGCCGCGCGTGCTGGCGCTGGTGTCGATGGCGGCGTTCCTGGCCGCGGCGACGCAGGCGCCGATCACCGCCAGCGTGATCGTGATGGAAATGACGCGCACGCAGGACCTGACGGTGTTCCTGCTGGCGGCGTCGCTGCTGGCGTCGTTTATCTCGCGGCAGTTCTCGCCGCACCCGTTCTACCACCAGGTCGGCCACACCTTCCGGCGCGAGGCGCTGGCGCTGGCGCGCAAGCCCCAGGCGGGTTGA
- the dapB gene encoding 4-hydroxy-tetrahydrodipicolinate reductase, giving the protein MNNPIRVAVGGVTGWAGGELARGVAHAADMTLVAGLSRGAAGQTLAQLTGHAGTPGVAAASIESLGETPYDVYVEYTKPGIAKHNILQALAHGAHVVVGTSGLTDDDYAEIDAAARRAERGVLACGNFAITVVLLQKFAEMAARHLEHWEIIDYAKAGKIDVPSGTVRELAYRLGQVKAAAQAVPVDQVNGPKETRGATMSGTQVHAVRLPGYQLGVEVIFGADGQRLHLKHEAGDGSKPYVAGALLAIRKVHTVRGVVRGLDKVMEGL; this is encoded by the coding sequence ATGAACAATCCGATCCGTGTCGCCGTGGGCGGCGTGACCGGCTGGGCCGGCGGCGAACTGGCGCGCGGCGTGGCCCATGCGGCCGACATGACCCTGGTGGCCGGCCTGTCGCGCGGCGCCGCCGGCCAGACCCTGGCGCAGCTGACCGGCCATGCCGGGACCCCGGGCGTGGCCGCCGCCAGCATCGAGTCGCTGGGCGAGACGCCTTACGACGTCTACGTCGAATACACCAAACCGGGCATCGCCAAGCACAACATCCTGCAGGCGCTGGCGCATGGCGCACACGTGGTGGTGGGCACCTCCGGACTGACCGACGACGACTATGCCGAGATCGACGCGGCCGCGCGCCGGGCCGAGCGCGGCGTGCTCGCCTGCGGCAATTTCGCCATCACCGTGGTGCTGCTGCAGAAGTTTGCCGAGATGGCGGCGCGCCACCTGGAACACTGGGAGATCATCGACTACGCCAAGGCCGGCAAGATCGACGTGCCCTCCGGCACGGTGCGCGAGCTGGCGTACCGGCTCGGCCAGGTCAAGGCCGCCGCGCAGGCGGTGCCGGTCGACCAGGTCAACGGCCCGAAGGAAACCCGCGGCGCGACCATGTCGGGCACGCAGGTGCACGCGGTGCGGCTGCCGGGCTACCAGCTGGGCGTGGAAGTGATCTTCGGCGCCGACGGCCAGCGCCTGCACCTGAAGCACGAGGCCGGCGACGGCTCCAAGCCCTATGTTGCCGGCGCGCTGCTGGCGATCCGCAAGGTCCACACCGTGCGCGGCGTGGTGCGGGGGCTGGACAAGGTGATGGAAGGACTGTGA
- a CDS encoding Lrp/AsnC family transcriptional regulator encodes MTELDTTDRHLLSLLQANARESAANLARHLGIARTTVVARIARLERSGVIAGYGVRLGQRMEDNAILAYCGLSVQPKAAPAILRALQRLPEIEEVNSVSGPVDYLVAIRCDTHDRLDRLLDEIGMLDGVNHTTTSIVLARKLDRRRAAG; translated from the coding sequence ATGACCGAACTCGACACCACCGACCGCCACCTGCTGTCGCTGCTGCAGGCCAATGCCCGCGAAAGCGCCGCCAACCTGGCCCGGCACCTGGGAATCGCGCGCACCACCGTGGTCGCGCGCATTGCGCGGCTGGAGCGCAGCGGCGTGATTGCCGGCTACGGCGTGCGGCTGGGCCAGCGCATGGAAGACAACGCGATCCTGGCCTACTGCGGCCTGTCGGTGCAGCCCAAGGCCGCGCCCGCGATCCTGCGCGCGCTGCAGCGGCTGCCCGAGATCGAAGAAGTCAATTCGGTCAGCGGCCCGGTCGACTACCTGGTGGCGATCCGCTGCGACACGCATGACCGGCTCGACCGGCTGCTCGACGAGATCGGCATGCTCGACGGCGTCAACCACACCACCACCTCGATCGTGCTGGCGCGCAAGCTCGACCGCCGGCGCGCCGCCGGCTGA
- a CDS encoding saccharopine dehydrogenase C-terminal domain-containing protein has translation MQASNLGRQAPRDLPAAARPLHVTVLGAGKIGRTIAAMLHDSGDYRVSVVDHDGRRLDGLPRGVLARAGDPTEPGTCAALLAGADAVLNALPFHAAISVASVAARLGVHYFDLTEDVAATQAIRQLAQGSRSVLMPQCGLAPGFIGVVGHDLAQRFLRGGGELLDLQMRVGALPRYPSNALKYNLTWSTEGLINEYCNPCEAIVDGRRVELTALEGLESFALDGIEYEAFNTSGGLGTLPETLAGRARHVDYKSIRYPGHCALMKLLLNDLRLRERRDWLRDIFDRAIPLTEQDVVIVFATATGYPAGGERGRGPLTQASFSARIGGVDGADGHVNAIQLTTAAGICTALDMVATGALPQAGFVRQESMPLDAFLANRFGRHYTQHPLQESLV, from the coding sequence ATGCAAGCCTCGAATCTCGGCCGGCAGGCCCCGCGCGACCTGCCCGCGGCGGCCCGCCCGCTGCACGTGACGGTGCTGGGCGCCGGCAAGATCGGCCGCACCATTGCGGCCATGCTGCACGACAGCGGCGACTACCGCGTCAGCGTGGTCGACCATGACGGGCGCCGCCTCGATGGCCTGCCGCGCGGCGTGCTGGCGCGCGCCGGCGATCCCACCGAGCCCGGCACCTGCGCCGCGCTGCTGGCCGGCGCCGACGCCGTGCTCAACGCGCTGCCGTTCCATGCCGCGATCAGCGTGGCCTCGGTGGCGGCGCGCCTCGGCGTGCATTACTTCGACCTGACCGAGGACGTCGCCGCGACCCAGGCCATCCGCCAGCTGGCGCAGGGCTCGCGCTCGGTGCTGATGCCGCAATGCGGACTGGCGCCGGGCTTTATCGGCGTGGTCGGGCACGACCTGGCGCAGCGCTTCCTGCGCGGCGGTGGCGAGCTGCTGGACCTGCAGATGCGGGTGGGGGCGCTGCCGCGCTACCCCAGCAACGCGCTCAAGTACAACCTGACCTGGAGCACCGAGGGACTGATCAACGAGTACTGCAACCCGTGCGAGGCCATCGTCGACGGCCGGCGCGTGGAACTGACGGCGCTGGAAGGGCTGGAGAGCTTTGCGCTGGACGGCATCGAATATGAAGCCTTTAATACATCGGGCGGCCTCGGCACGCTGCCCGAGACGCTGGCCGGGCGCGCGCGCCATGTCGATTACAAATCGATCCGCTATCCCGGCCACTGTGCGCTGATGAAGCTGCTGCTCAACGACCTGCGCCTGCGCGAACGCCGCGACTGGCTGCGCGATATCTTCGACCGCGCCATTCCGCTGACCGAGCAGGACGTGGTGATCGTGTTCGCCACCGCCACCGGCTATCCGGCCGGCGGCGAACGCGGGCGCGGGCCGCTGACGCAGGCTTCGTTCTCGGCGCGCATCGGCGGGGTCGACGGCGCGGACGGGCATGTCAATGCGATCCAGCTGACCACCGCCGCGGGCATCTGCACCGCGCTCGACATGGTGGCCACCGGCGCGCTGCCGCAGGCGGGCTTCGTGCGGCAGGAGTCGATGCCGCTGGACGCCTTCCTGGCCAACCGCTTCGGCCGCCACTACACGCAGCATCCGCTCCAGGAGAGCCTCGTATGA